The Deinococcus aquiradiocola genome includes a window with the following:
- a CDS encoding ABC transporter permease — translation MRNVLLIAELSLREALRKRLVLILLVLTALFVGFYLYGILRLQHALDDRAISAGLDVRPEGGRRGLTGASVAFSAIFGMYLVYFLGSLMSVLSTVGAVSGDIESGVMQSVVSRPVSRGQLVVGRWLGFSIVNVAYVALLSAALLVGVRVITGFTSPQPFAAVALVLVAVLLLTSLTVLGSTVFSTLSNGIGVFVLYGLGFTGGILSTIGQFAATPVLVTLGNLANTLMPSNALWLGASYHLQPDYVLRLNELARGANPFISTTPISAGTVVWALAYALLALVLAVLAFRRRDL, via the coding sequence ATGAGGAACGTCCTGCTGATCGCCGAACTCAGTCTGCGCGAGGCGCTCCGCAAGCGCCTGGTCCTGATCCTGCTCGTCCTCACGGCCCTGTTCGTGGGCTTCTACCTGTACGGCATTCTGCGCCTGCAGCACGCGCTGGACGACCGGGCCATCAGTGCCGGGCTCGACGTGCGGCCCGAGGGGGGACGCCGTGGCCTGACGGGCGCGTCCGTCGCGTTCTCCGCGATCTTCGGGATGTACCTCGTGTACTTCCTGGGCTCGCTGATGAGCGTGCTGAGCACCGTGGGCGCCGTGAGCGGCGACATCGAGTCGGGCGTCATGCAGAGCGTCGTGTCGCGGCCCGTCAGCCGGGGGCAGCTCGTGGTGGGCCGCTGGCTGGGCTTCAGCATCGTGAACGTGGCGTACGTGGCGCTCCTGTCGGCCGCGCTGCTGGTCGGCGTGCGCGTCATCACGGGCTTCACGTCGCCGCAGCCGTTCGCGGCGGTGGCGCTGGTGCTGGTGGCGGTGCTGCTGCTCACGTCGCTGACGGTGCTGGGCAGCACGGTGTTCAGCACGCTCTCGAACGGCATCGGGGTGTTCGTGCTGTACGGCCTGGGCTTCACGGGCGGCATCCTGAGCACCATCGGGCAGTTCGCGGCCACGCCGGTCCTCGTGACGCTCGGCAACCTCGCGAACACCCTCATGCCGTCCAACGCGCTGTGGCTCGGCGCGAGCTACCACCTGCAGCCGGACTACGTGCTGCGCCTGAACGAACTGGCGCGCGGCGCGAACCCGTTCATCAGCACCACGCCCATCTCGGCGGGCACGGTCGTGTGGGCGCTCGCGTACGCGCTGCTGGCCCTGGTGCTGGCCGTGCTGGCCTTCCGCAGGCGCGACCTGTAA